One Setaria viridis chromosome 7, Setaria_viridis_v4.0, whole genome shotgun sequence genomic region harbors:
- the LOC117864999 gene encoding uncharacterized protein has product MAVRPLDLWNRWSIQILMLFSLVLHVLLLPLAGIRRRRATILLRIPLWLAYHLADTIGIYAIGLLSLSSAPRDHRLMPFWAPFLLLHRGGPDSIAAYAFHDNQLWLRHLQVFVVKVLAATYVLYKHLPKSDTFLALAAFLMWAVGIGKYAERVVAIRGGNMSSIRRSLKKQPLARHHHFHHWDQGILKKTNDEEEAHLRRAHYMFHICKRATVDSWLEKDPEHNTLEMLKALRKEDSKGMWAFSEMQLSLLYDILYTKAAVIHTWPGYFIRLASSVAIAASFLLFHFSGKDDYKVDVGVTYTLLAGAFLMEVASLLNSLGSSWTYAFLCTTRWSWIRYAALCTGRWDRLRQIAKTIKGSAGSNRSGRRWSGEMGQYNMLHYCSRRRMSYTPLVGRVAAMLGFEEWWNRKHYSATVNISDGLKQGLFEYIHRLTETGLNSQGVIRKSWGQDALEREDRDLYDRIKKERNLGVEFQEGVIIWHIGTDIFLAKSSRDTGDAADVVKDIRTLSNYLMFLLVDHPKMLPGLAQNMLYRRTCENLSDRCKNHGHQTTGNMGTMLKEILRLNDGPNVTELNHHVNELANTVYKERPKYSHNVPRLCYANGVAKELLDRETDKGSKAVLKLVLQVWMDFLVYAANRCSRESHAKKLNSGGELTSVIWIMTDFLNQEAYARHKD; this is encoded by the coding sequence ATGGCTGTGAGGCCACTGGACTTGTGGAACCGTTGGTCCATCCAGATCCTAATGCTCTTCAGCCTCGTCCTGCatgttctcctcctccccctcgctGGAATCCGGCGACGCAGAGCCACTATATTGCTGAGGATCCCTTTGTGGCTCGCATACCACCTGGCTGACACCATAGGGATTTATGCAATTGGACTCCTCTCCCTGAGCAGCGCACCGCGCGACCACCGGCTCATGCCATTCTGGGCACCCTTCCTTCTCCTGCACCGTGGCGGCCCAGACAGCATAGCCGCCTATGCATTCCATGACAACCAACTCTGGCTGCGCCACCTGCAGGTCTTCGTCGTGAAGGTCCTAGCAGCAACATATGTCCTCTACAAACATCTCCCTAAAAGCGACACCTTCCTTGCCCTTGCCGCATTCTTGATGTGGGCGGTCGGCATCGGCAAGTATGCTGAGAGGGTTGTTGCGATCAGGGGCGGTAACATGAGCAGCATCCGAAGGTCTCTGAAGAAGCAACCACTCGCCAGGCATCATCACTTCCATCATTGGGATCAAGGAATACTGAAGAAGACtaacgacgaagaagaagcgCATTTGCGCCGTGCTCATTACATGTTCCACATATGCAAGCGTGCAACAGTTGATTCTTGGCTGGAGAAAGATCCAGAACACAATACCTTGGAGATGCTCAAGGCCCTTAGGAAGGAAGACTCCAAGGGCATGTGGGCATTCTCTGAGATGCAGCTCTCCCTGCTGTACGACATCCTGTACACCAAGGCTGCCGTGATACACACATGGCCAGGTTACTTCATCCGTCTCGCCTCATCTGTCGCCATTGCTGCCTCATTTCTGCTGTTCCATTTCAGTGGCAAAGATGATTACAAGGTAGACGTTGGTGTCACTTACACCTTGCTTGCTGGGGCTTTCCTTATGGAGGTAGCATCTCTGTTGAATTCCCTAGGATCCTCATGGACATATGCCTTCTTGTGCACCACGCGatggagttggatccgatatgCAGCTCTATGTACCGGAAGGTGGGATCGTCTTCGCCAGATTGCCAAGACCATCAAGGGAAGTGCTGGCAGCAATAGGTCAGGCAGGAGGTGGTCGGGCGAAATGGGGCAGTATAACATGTTACACTATTGCAGTCGCCGCAGAATGTCCTATACACCCCTTGTAGGCAGAGTTGCTGCGATGTTGGGATTCGAGGAGTGGTGGAATAGGAAGCATTACTCTGCAACAGTCAACATTTCTGATGGCCTGAAACAGGGGCTGTTCGAGTACATACACAGATTAACAGAGACGGGTTTGAACTCACAGGGTGTGATCAGGAAGAGCTGGGGTCAAGACGCGCTTGAGAGGGAGGACAGGGACTTGTATGACCGtatcaagaaagaaagaaacctcGGTGTTGAGTTCCAAGAGGGAGTCATAATATGGCACATCGGCACAGACATCTTCCTAGCCAAAAGCAGTAGAGATACCGGTGACGCAGCTGATGTGGTGAAGGATATAAGGACTCTGTCCAACTATCTGATGTTCCTCCTCGTGGATCACCCTAAAATGCTGCCAGGCCTTGCCCAGAACATGCTATACCGGCGAACCTGTGAAAACTTATCAGACAGGTGCAAGAATCATGGTCATCAAACAACTGGAAATATGGGTACAATGCTCAAGGAAATATTGCGCCTGAACGATGGCCCTAATGTCACTGAACTGAACCATCATGTAAATGAGCTcgccaacacggtatacaaggAGAGGCCAAAATACAGCCACAACGTCCCTCGCCTCTGTTATGCTAATGGAGTTGCTAAAGAACTACTTGACAGAGAGACGGACAAAGGCAGCAAGGCCGTGCTGAAATTGGTCCTTCAAGTGTGGATGGATTTTCTAGTCTACGCAGCCAATCGATGCAGCAGGGAGTCCCATGCCAAGAAGCTCAACAGTGGCGGTGAGCTGACGAGCGTCATCTGGATTATGACAGACTTCCTTAACCAAGAAGCTTATGCACGGCATAAGGATTGA